From Streptomyces zhihengii, the proteins below share one genomic window:
- a CDS encoding helix-turn-helix transcriptional regulator, giving the protein MDNREEVREFLTSRRAKITPERAGLPTGPRRRVPGLRRSEVAALADMSVEYYAKLERGNLAGVSPTVLEAVARALRLDDAERAHLLRLAQAADGSDALARPRRRAAQQWKPHPSLQWTLDAVTEGPAFVRNGRMDLLAANRLARAFYSDVYADPHNQGNLARFTFLGPDARRFYPDWDQAADITVAILRTEAGRNPHDKEFHDLVGELSTRSDAFRTRWGAHDVRLHGTGFKRYHHAVVGELTLAYQGLEMAAEPGLTLTIYTAEPASPSEEGLRLLASWAATSPSSSPAPRTG; this is encoded by the coding sequence GTGGACAACCGTGAAGAGGTCCGCGAGTTCCTGACCTCGCGGCGAGCGAAGATCACTCCTGAGCGGGCCGGGCTCCCCACCGGTCCGCGGCGCCGGGTCCCCGGGCTGCGCCGCAGCGAGGTCGCGGCCCTGGCCGACATGAGCGTCGAGTACTACGCCAAGCTGGAGCGCGGCAACCTCGCCGGCGTCTCGCCGACCGTCCTGGAGGCCGTCGCCCGCGCCCTGCGGCTCGACGACGCCGAGCGCGCCCACCTGCTCCGCCTGGCGCAGGCCGCCGACGGCTCCGACGCCCTCGCCCGGCCGCGCCGCCGTGCCGCCCAGCAGTGGAAGCCGCACCCGAGCCTGCAGTGGACCCTGGACGCGGTCACCGAGGGCCCGGCGTTCGTCCGCAACGGCCGTATGGACCTGCTGGCCGCCAACCGGCTGGCCCGCGCCTTCTACTCCGACGTCTACGCCGACCCCCACAACCAGGGGAACCTCGCCCGCTTCACCTTCCTCGGCCCCGACGCCCGACGCTTCTACCCGGACTGGGACCAGGCCGCCGACATCACCGTCGCCATCCTGCGCACCGAAGCCGGACGCAACCCCCACGACAAGGAGTTCCACGACCTCGTCGGCGAACTCTCCACCCGCAGCGACGCGTTCCGCACCCGCTGGGGCGCCCACGACGTGCGCCTCCACGGCACCGGTTTCAAGCGCTACCACCACGCGGTCGTCGGCGAGCTGACCCTCGCCTACCAAGGACTGGAGATGGCCGCCGAACCCGGTCTCACCCTCACGATCTACACCGCCGAACCGGCCTCTCCGTCCGAGGAGGGCCTGCGCCTGCTCGCCTCCTGGGCCGCCACGTCCCCGTCTTCCTCACCGGCACCCCGCACCGGCTGA
- a CDS encoding lipocalin family protein, with amino-acid sequence MSVHRLVRRAAVVLACAAVPLTGLATPATAAERTAETVDLTRYAGAWYQVAAVPQLFEIQCEKNVKALYTPQADGTVGVRNTCTTWWGSTSAVNGAARPLDATNTRLDVSFIPRPGGGFADGDDANYVIVGLASDYSWAAVTNDDRSAGFLLSRTPAPDATDTAAAVEAFTDAGVDACDLRLTRQDGGRGHTGPLC; translated from the coding sequence GTGTCGGTCCACCGCCTCGTTCGCCGTGCGGCAGTCGTCCTCGCCTGTGCCGCCGTCCCCCTGACCGGGCTCGCCACCCCGGCCACCGCCGCGGAACGGACGGCGGAGACCGTCGACCTCACGCGGTACGCCGGTGCCTGGTACCAGGTGGCGGCGGTGCCCCAGCTCTTCGAGATCCAGTGCGAGAAGAACGTCAAGGCCCTCTACACCCCGCAGGCCGACGGCACGGTCGGCGTCCGCAACACCTGCACCACCTGGTGGGGATCGACGAGCGCGGTCAACGGTGCGGCGCGCCCGCTCGACGCCACCAACACCCGTCTCGACGTCTCGTTCATTCCGCGGCCCGGCGGCGGGTTCGCCGACGGTGACGACGCCAACTATGTGATCGTGGGACTCGCCTCGGACTACTCGTGGGCAGCCGTCACCAACGACGACCGGTCCGCGGGCTTCCTCCTCTCGCGCACTCCGGCGCCGGACGCCACGGACACGGCGGCTGCGGTGGAGGCGTTCACGGACGCGGGCGTGGACGCCTGCGATCTGCGCCTGACGCGACAGGACGGGGGTAGGGGCCACACCGGTCCGCTCTGCTGA
- a CDS encoding (R)-mandelonitrile lyase, with protein MQITRSSIDTAKGPADWFTGDVYIDAVAAAPAPSRVTANLVHFMPGARTHWHRHPLGQTVFVTEGIGLCQRRGGPVEIIRPGDRVLFEADEEHWHGAAPNRLMVHLAVNEGDADHDVVHWLTPVTDAEYAAAPAV; from the coding sequence GTGCAGATCACCCGCAGCTCGATCGACACCGCCAAGGGCCCGGCCGACTGGTTCACCGGCGACGTGTACATCGACGCGGTCGCCGCCGCCCCCGCCCCGTCCCGGGTCACCGCGAACCTGGTGCACTTCATGCCCGGCGCCCGCACCCACTGGCACCGCCACCCGCTGGGCCAGACCGTCTTCGTCACCGAGGGCATCGGCCTGTGCCAGCGCCGCGGCGGACCGGTCGAGATCATCCGCCCCGGCGACCGCGTCCTGTTCGAAGCCGACGAGGAGCACTGGCACGGCGCCGCCCCGAACCGGCTCATGGTCCACCTCGCCGTCAACGAGGGCGACGCCGACCACGACGTCGTCCACTGGCTGACCCCCGTCACCGATGCCGAGTACGCCGCCGCCCCGGCCGTCTGA
- a CDS encoding sensor histidine kinase: MAAVRALLDPRSLRWKSALLLTIACSTVALAVGLLVHDSTLDRSMNDGAARAMTELSRSVDRYERTGVRADGDITQAGAMPDELLRELADGRGTAGGAVATWYEDNPSHPSMWAAQLHDDRPYAVRVDMTPDLHFRQALDRHMWKYSLVALAVVVPLSVLAAELPHRRLQRIARTARRITAGDLTARTSADGGGRGGDGNGGGSRGGGGDEIRDISAAVDAMADSLHERLRTEQRFTADVAHELRTPLMGLVTASGLLAEGEATDLVRNRVRALWALVEDLLEISRLDAGAESAELRPVPLAEVVADSLARTGLETTFTAAAGSSAETDPRRLDRIVANLVVNAHRHGGTPVEVSVTAGTVTVRDHGPGFPAELLARGPQRFRTGAAERGRGHGLGLTIALGQARVIGARLDFADAPGGGAVATLRLPVADTQPIQGRRPAER; encoded by the coding sequence GTGGCGGCCGTACGCGCGCTGCTCGATCCGCGCTCGCTGCGGTGGAAGTCCGCCCTGCTGCTGACGATCGCCTGCTCCACCGTCGCACTGGCCGTCGGGCTGCTGGTCCACGACAGCACCCTGGACCGATCGATGAACGACGGTGCGGCCAGGGCCATGACCGAGCTCTCCCGCTCGGTGGACCGGTACGAGCGGACCGGGGTGCGGGCCGACGGCGACATCACGCAGGCCGGGGCCATGCCCGACGAACTGCTGCGCGAGCTCGCGGACGGGCGCGGGACGGCCGGTGGGGCTGTCGCCACCTGGTACGAGGACAACCCCTCCCACCCCTCCATGTGGGCGGCACAGCTGCACGACGACCGGCCCTACGCCGTGCGCGTCGACATGACTCCCGATCTGCACTTCCGGCAGGCCCTGGACCGGCACATGTGGAAGTACTCCCTGGTGGCGCTGGCCGTCGTCGTCCCCCTGTCGGTGCTCGCCGCGGAACTGCCCCACCGCAGACTCCAGCGGATCGCGCGGACCGCACGCCGCATCACCGCAGGCGACCTGACCGCACGGACGTCGGCGGACGGCGGAGGCCGGGGCGGGGACGGAAACGGGGGCGGCAGCCGGGGCGGAGGCGGGGACGAGATTCGCGACATCTCCGCCGCTGTGGACGCCATGGCCGACAGCCTGCACGAGCGCCTGCGCACCGAGCAGCGGTTCACCGCCGACGTCGCCCACGAGCTGCGCACCCCGCTGATGGGACTGGTCACCGCCAGCGGGCTGCTCGCCGAGGGCGAGGCCACCGATCTGGTCAGGAACCGGGTGCGGGCGCTGTGGGCCCTGGTGGAGGACCTGCTGGAGATCTCCAGGCTCGACGCGGGCGCGGAGAGCGCGGAACTGCGGCCGGTGCCGCTGGCCGAGGTGGTCGCCGACTCGCTGGCACGGACCGGCTTGGAAACGACGTTCACCGCGGCTGCCGGGTCGTCGGCCGAGACGGATCCGCGCCGGCTCGACCGGATCGTCGCCAACCTGGTCGTCAACGCGCACCGGCACGGCGGTACGCCCGTGGAAGTGTCCGTCACGGCAGGCACCGTCACCGTGCGGGACCACGGTCCGGGTTTCCCGGCCGAGCTGCTGGCGCGGGGACCGCAGCGCTTCCGCACCGGGGCCGCCGAACGCGGTCGCGGGCACGGGCTCGGGCTGACCATCGCCCTGGGCCAGGCACGGGTCATCGGCGCCCGGCTGGACTTCGCCGACGCTCCCGGTGGCGGGGCGGTGGCGACACTGCGGCTTCCGGTCGCCGATACGCAGCCGATACAGGGCCGACGGCCGGCCGAGCGGTGA
- a CDS encoding zinc-dependent alcohol dehydrogenase family protein has protein sequence MRGAVIHAPGDVRFETLDDPRILHPTDAVIRTAVTCVCGSDLWPYRGAEPIGDPHPMGHEYVGFVEEVGSAVTSVKPGQFVVGSFATSDNTCANCRNGFPSNCLHREFMSTCQAEYVRIPNAQGTLVATGEVPDDSLWPGLLAVSDVMGTGWWAADAAEVTPGSTAVVVGDGAVGLCAVIAAKELGAERIIAMSRHESRQRLAVEFGATDIVSERGEEGVERIRELTGGIGADSVLECVGTAESMSQALHSARPGGNVGFVGVPHGVAVDGQELFFSHVGLRGGPAPVRRYLTDLIDRVLDRRIDPGKVFDLTLPLEQVAEGYRAMDERRAVKTLLTP, from the coding sequence ATGCGCGGCGCAGTGATCCACGCTCCCGGCGACGTCCGGTTCGAGACCCTGGACGACCCCAGGATCCTCCACCCCACCGACGCGGTCATCCGCACGGCCGTGACCTGCGTGTGCGGCTCCGACCTGTGGCCCTACCGCGGAGCGGAGCCGATCGGCGACCCCCACCCGATGGGCCACGAGTACGTGGGCTTCGTCGAGGAGGTCGGCTCCGCCGTCACCTCGGTGAAGCCGGGCCAGTTCGTCGTCGGATCGTTCGCGACCTCCGACAACACCTGTGCGAACTGCCGGAACGGCTTCCCGTCGAACTGCCTGCACCGCGAGTTCATGTCGACCTGCCAGGCCGAGTACGTGCGCATCCCCAACGCCCAGGGCACCCTGGTCGCCACCGGCGAGGTGCCGGACGACAGCCTGTGGCCGGGCCTGCTGGCCGTCTCCGACGTCATGGGCACCGGCTGGTGGGCCGCGGACGCCGCCGAGGTCACGCCCGGCTCGACGGCCGTGGTGGTCGGCGACGGCGCGGTCGGCCTGTGCGCCGTGATCGCGGCGAAGGAGCTGGGCGCCGAACGGATCATCGCCATGTCACGGCACGAGAGCCGGCAGAGGCTCGCCGTCGAGTTCGGCGCCACCGACATCGTCTCCGAGCGCGGCGAGGAGGGCGTCGAACGGATCAGGGAACTGACCGGAGGAATCGGCGCGGACAGCGTGCTGGAGTGCGTCGGCACCGCGGAGTCCATGTCCCAGGCCCTGCACTCGGCCCGGCCGGGCGGCAACGTGGGCTTCGTCGGCGTGCCCCACGGCGTCGCCGTCGACGGACAGGAGCTGTTCTTCTCCCACGTCGGCCTGCGTGGCGGCCCCGCCCCCGTCCGCCGCTACCTCACCGACCTGATCGACCGCGTCCTCGACCGCCGCATCGACCCCGGCAAGGTCTTCGACCTCACCCTTCCGCTGGAACAGGTCGCCGAGGGCTACCGGGCCATGGACGAGCGCCGCGCCGTCAAGACCCTCCTCACCCCCTGA
- the cseB gene encoding two-component system response regulator CseB has translation MSVSSAGHGAPPPVAVLLVEDDEVIRRSVELALGRYGYRVTVAGDGLTGLEMFREGGHDVLLLDVMLPALDGIGLCRRIRESSTAPILMMSARGDALDVVSGLEAGADDYVVKPVDTAVLVARIRSLLRRATLVPAGAGATGAAASGAAEDARTLAFGDLRVDTEGLVVSVAGTPVALAPTELRLLLEFAANPGVVLDRQTLLRNVWDYGWDGDSRVVDLCVQRLRRKIGPDRIETVRGFGYKLRRS, from the coding sequence ATGTCCGTTTCGTCGGCCGGCCACGGCGCGCCGCCGCCCGTCGCGGTGCTGCTCGTCGAGGACGACGAGGTGATCCGTCGATCCGTCGAACTGGCGCTGGGGCGCTACGGGTACCGGGTCACCGTGGCCGGGGACGGCCTGACCGGGCTGGAGATGTTCCGGGAGGGCGGGCACGATGTGCTGCTGCTGGATGTGATGCTGCCCGCGCTGGACGGCATCGGACTGTGCCGCCGGATCCGTGAGTCCAGTACCGCCCCGATCCTGATGATGTCCGCGCGGGGCGACGCGCTGGACGTGGTGTCCGGGCTCGAGGCGGGGGCCGACGACTACGTGGTCAAGCCCGTCGACACCGCCGTGCTGGTGGCCCGCATCCGCTCACTGCTCCGGCGTGCCACGCTCGTGCCGGCCGGGGCGGGGGCGACCGGCGCGGCTGCGTCCGGCGCCGCGGAGGACGCCCGGACGCTCGCCTTCGGTGATCTGAGGGTCGACACGGAGGGGCTCGTGGTGTCCGTGGCCGGCACGCCGGTCGCGCTGGCCCCCACCGAGCTGCGGCTGCTGCTGGAGTTCGCCGCGAACCCCGGCGTCGTACTCGACCGGCAGACGCTGCTGCGCAACGTGTGGGACTACGGGTGGGACGGCGACTCCCGGGTCGTCGATCTGTGCGTGCAGCGACTGCGTCGCAAGATCGGACCCGACCGCATCGAGACGGTCCGCGGCTTCGGGTACAAGCTGCGGCGGAGCTGA
- a CDS encoding D-alanyl-D-alanine carboxypeptidase family protein, whose amino-acid sequence MSLVPAPHRTGAGPAEPSGPGGPPEKRSRSRTRPAAVRSAGVLALAALVSLAAFVDTGRSDPAGGPRAAAPPVSWPAEGQAGIVVEGLGPRGELGTAGAREPVPIASVTKVMTAYVILRDHPLAADGAGPRITVDEQAGNESWSGVESTVPVRAGHRLGQRRLLEYLLVASGNNIARLLARWDAGSEEAFVAKMNRAAEDLGMRHTAYTDASGLAPTNVSTARDQLVLARQVMRDAAFRSIVAQKETTAAEVSGPIGNTNALLGEDGVIGVKTGSSTPAGGNLMWAAVAPDRDGRNRMIIGVVLHQRAGTDPRQGMDSAFAAGRTLVRDARQWLSTTSGPR is encoded by the coding sequence ATGTCCCTGGTCCCCGCTCCCCACCGAACCGGCGCCGGCCCGGCCGAGCCGTCCGGCCCCGGTGGGCCGCCGGAGAAGCGGTCCCGTTCCCGGACGCGTCCGGCCGCCGTCCGCTCCGCGGGCGTTCTCGCCCTGGCCGCCCTGGTGTCCCTCGCCGCCTTCGTGGACACCGGCAGGAGCGATCCGGCAGGCGGCCCGCGAGCCGCGGCACCCCCGGTCTCCTGGCCTGCGGAGGGCCAGGCGGGCATCGTGGTCGAGGGTTTGGGGCCCCGGGGCGAGCTCGGCACGGCGGGCGCGCGGGAACCGGTGCCGATCGCCAGCGTGACCAAGGTGATGACGGCGTACGTGATCCTGCGCGACCACCCGCTCGCCGCCGACGGCGCCGGGCCCCGGATCACCGTCGACGAGCAGGCCGGCAACGAGTCCTGGTCCGGTGTGGAGTCGACCGTCCCGGTGCGCGCGGGACACCGGCTCGGCCAGCGCCGGCTGCTGGAGTACCTGCTGGTCGCCTCCGGGAACAACATCGCCCGGCTGCTGGCCCGTTGGGACGCGGGCTCGGAGGAGGCGTTCGTCGCGAAGATGAACCGGGCCGCCGAGGACCTGGGGATGCGCCACACCGCGTACACCGACGCCAGCGGTCTCGCGCCCACGAACGTCAGCACCGCCCGGGACCAGCTCGTACTGGCCCGGCAGGTGATGCGGGACGCGGCATTCCGGTCCATCGTCGCCCAGAAGGAGACCACGGCCGCGGAGGTCTCCGGACCGATCGGCAACACCAACGCCCTGCTCGGCGAGGACGGGGTGATCGGCGTCAAGACGGGCTCCAGCACCCCGGCGGGCGGCAATCTGATGTGGGCGGCCGTGGCGCCCGACCGCGACGGCCGCAACCGGATGATCATCGGCGTCGTCCTCCACCAGCGCGCCGGGACCGACCCCCGGCAAGGCATGGATTCCGCCTTCGCCGCCGGCCGCACGCTGGTCCGGGACGCGCGGCAGTGGCTGTCGACGACGTCCGGACCGCGGTGA
- a CDS encoding endonuclease/exonuclease/phosphatase family protein, translated as MHGQRPDTSPALVRTPCRRPVRGAWRRGRAVAVVASATALVLLGHRGVPNRFGRLGSLVETFLPWTGALVVVLLLCAALRRSAAAAAAAVLSAVVWATTFGGTLVDKRADGGNITVVTHNVREDNPDPAGTARAVAAADADVVALQELNGTATAAYRKAMDGHYAHRSVQGTVGLWSRYPITDSAPLDIAPWPRALRATVRTPHGPVAVYAVHLPSVRLSPAGFGTRARDSAALRLAAALHDEPLPRVVVVGDLNGTVGDRGLSPVTSRLRSAQAESGAGFGFSWPAAHPVARIDEILLRGITPRAAWNLPATGSDHLPVMAALRL; from the coding sequence ATCCATGGGCAACGGCCCGACACCTCGCCCGCCCTTGTCCGGACACCGTGCCGGCGCCCGGTCCGCGGTGCCTGGCGGCGGGGAAGGGCCGTTGCCGTCGTGGCGTCGGCGACCGCGCTGGTGCTGCTCGGGCACCGGGGCGTTCCCAACAGGTTCGGCCGGCTGGGCAGTCTCGTGGAGACCTTCCTCCCCTGGACGGGTGCCCTTGTCGTGGTCCTGCTGCTGTGCGCGGCACTCCGGCGCTCCGCCGCCGCCGCGGCGGCGGCCGTCCTGTCCGCCGTCGTGTGGGCCACGACGTTCGGTGGCACGCTCGTCGACAAACGGGCGGACGGCGGGAACATCACGGTCGTCACCCACAACGTCCGCGAGGACAACCCCGATCCGGCAGGCACCGCGCGGGCCGTGGCCGCCGCCGACGCCGACGTCGTCGCTCTGCAGGAGCTGAACGGAACGGCCACGGCGGCCTATCGCAAGGCAATGGACGGCCACTACGCCCACCGGTCCGTACAGGGCACGGTCGGTCTGTGGAGCCGCTATCCGATCACCGACAGCGCCCCGCTCGACATCGCGCCCTGGCCCCGTGCCCTGCGCGCGACGGTGCGGACACCGCACGGCCCGGTCGCCGTCTACGCGGTCCACCTGCCGTCGGTGCGGCTGTCGCCCGCCGGCTTCGGCACGCGGGCGCGCGACTCCGCCGCCCTGCGCCTCGCCGCCGCCCTGCACGACGAGCCGCTCCCCCGGGTCGTCGTGGTGGGCGACCTCAACGGCACCGTCGGGGACCGGGGGCTGTCCCCGGTCACCTCCCGACTGCGCTCCGCCCAGGCCGAGTCCGGCGCCGGATTCGGCTTCAGCTGGCCTGCCGCGCACCCGGTGGCCCGCATCGACGAGATCCTGCTCCGGGGCATCACCCCACGCGCCGCCTGGAACCTGCCGGCCACCGGCAGCGACCACCTGCCGGTGATGGCGGCACTGCGACTGTGA
- a CDS encoding DUF1963 domain-containing protein, with protein MRPEMIEKLDRVREKALARGVPSADVERWLAAARPCVTLAPDIDGPVVGRLGGPVLLPADAPQVPDRLRLIASLDLAAIPERATSLPLPPDGRLLLFAHIDHDEAEASGRAVYVPAGTPVEERHGGDGGTWGHPLNDMDSLLQGDLRLGHDVSLPDNSVLFDPDEHPRAADLRAAWSQVREEDWGRLAGTHLQLDGYSTDSYGEADPITGAAARAALAAGKAVPGTAGPWEQPGPEDWALLAQWSGHIDGYVYWPIARKDVAARQFDRAGVLGFFEGPL; from the coding sequence ATGCGTCCCGAGATGATCGAAAAGCTGGATCGAGTCCGCGAGAAGGCGCTCGCGCGCGGCGTGCCGTCCGCGGACGTCGAGAGGTGGCTGGCCGCCGCCCGCCCGTGCGTGACCCTGGCCCCGGACATCGACGGTCCGGTCGTCGGGCGCCTGGGCGGCCCCGTGCTGCTGCCCGCCGACGCCCCCCAGGTCCCGGACCGGCTGCGCCTGATCGCGTCCCTGGACCTCGCGGCGATACCGGAGCGCGCGACGAGTCTCCCGCTGCCGCCTGACGGCCGGCTCCTGCTGTTCGCCCACATCGACCACGACGAGGCAGAGGCATCGGGCAGGGCCGTGTACGTCCCGGCCGGTACACCCGTCGAGGAACGCCACGGCGGCGACGGCGGCACGTGGGGCCACCCGCTGAACGACATGGACTCCCTCCTCCAGGGGGATCTGCGGCTGGGTCACGATGTGTCCCTGCCGGACAACTCGGTGCTCTTCGACCCGGACGAACACCCCCGTGCCGCGGATCTGCGCGCGGCGTGGTCGCAGGTGCGGGAGGAGGACTGGGGGCGCCTGGCAGGCACTCACCTGCAGCTCGACGGCTACTCCACGGACTCCTACGGCGAGGCCGACCCGATCACCGGGGCCGCGGCGCGGGCGGCGCTGGCCGCGGGGAAGGCGGTGCCCGGGACGGCCGGCCCGTGGGAACAGCCCGGCCCCGAGGACTGGGCGCTGCTCGCCCAGTGGAGCGGCCACATCGACGGCTACGTGTACTGGCCGATCGCCAGGAAGGACGTGGCGGCACGGCAGTTCGACCGGGCCGGCGTGCTGGGGTTCTTCGAGGGCCCGCTGTGA